The genomic DNA GCCCATCCAGTTGCGCGAGGAGTTGGACTTCCGGCTCGACGTCAAGGAACTGGCATCCAAGATCACCGGCAACACGCGGCTCATCATCCTCAACTCGCCGCACAATCCAACCGGCGGCGTGCTGACAAAGAAGGACGTTCTCGACATCGCGGAAGCAATCGGTGACCGCGACATCATGGTCCTCTCCGACGAGATCTACAGCCGCCTGATTTTTGAAGGCGAGCACTTTTCCATCATGTCGGTCGAGGATTTCAAGGACCGTACCATTCTGCTCGACGGCTTCTCCAAGACCTACGCCATGACCGGATGGCGCATGGGATATGGCGTGATGCGCGCCGATCTGGCTCTTCAAATCGCCCGACTGCAGACCAATGCCGTCTCCTGTACCGCCAGCTTCACCCAGATGGCGGGAATCGAAGCGCTGAAAGGCGACCAGGCCGCGGTCACAAAGATGTGCGCGGAGTTCAAGCGCCGCCGGGATTACATGGTGGAGCGGTTGAACCGGATCAAGGGCTTCTCCTGCCGCCTGCCGAAAGGCGCGTTCTATGTCTTCCCGAATATCACGAAGACGGGCTGGCCGTCGAAAAAGCTGGCCGACGCGCTGCTGGAGCAGGCGGGCGTGGCCGGATTGAGCGGCACCTCCTTCGGAGCCTTCGGAGAAGGCTACCTGCGCTTCAGCGTGGCCAATTCCATGGAGAATATCCAGAAGGCGCTGGACAGGATCGAGGAGTGGACAAAGAAGAACTTGTAAGGCGTCTAATCGGGTAGTTGAGTAAAGTTGCGGGCCGCCTCGGCGGCCCGGCCAT from Terriglobales bacterium includes the following:
- a CDS encoding pyridoxal phosphate-dependent aminotransferase is translated as MATFAMPKTAHVTPALRLAKRMSRLGTETAFEVLVRARALEAQGKNIVHLEIGEPDFDTPSNIIEAGSNALHKGFTHYGPSPGLPELRQTIADYISRTRKVKVAPEEVVVVPGGKPIMFYAITALAEEGDEVIYPNPGFPIYESMINFVGAKAVPIQLREELDFRLDVKELASKITGNTRLIILNSPHNPTGGVLTKKDVLDIAEAIGDRDIMVLSDEIYSRLIFEGEHFSIMSVEDFKDRTILLDGFSKTYAMTGWRMGYGVMRADLALQIARLQTNAVSCTASFTQMAGIEALKGDQAAVTKMCAEFKRRRDYMVERLNRIKGFSCRLPKGAFYVFPNITKTGWPSKKLADALLEQAGVAGLSGTSFGAFGEGYLRFSVANSMENIQKALDRIEEWTKKNL